A single region of the Moorena sp. SIOASIH genome encodes:
- a CDS encoding CHAD domain-containing protein, which produces MNKLVLPQTKTIGEWSYLGIEKHFQKMLSHEAAVLQDRDPEQLHQMRIGMRRLRTAVTSFTPALDLPKAASEKQIGKIARILGSLRDLDVLQETLHKGYQPKLPAKERKALKQAYVYLEKKRCKALKQVREALQGKPHQKLKQTLKLWLKKPTYKEMAQMPAAAVLPDFLLPIVSRLLLHPAWLVGVDLKDTGSQTPKQLKPAAVESLLAIRGSVIHDLRKQAKRVRYQMNLFTELYSPTYKDYVEDMKQIQGILGDIQDSMVLDEFLNSVFHSDLKHKAPQLAELLQANRYKSWQQWQTLQQNYLKPETRQAFRQILLTD; this is translated from the coding sequence ATGAACAAACTAGTATTACCCCAAACCAAAACCATTGGAGAATGGAGTTATCTGGGAATTGAGAAACACTTCCAGAAAATGCTTAGTCACGAAGCCGCCGTTCTCCAAGATCGAGATCCAGAACAGCTGCACCAAATGCGTATCGGAATGCGGCGCTTGCGTACCGCCGTCACTAGTTTTACCCCTGCCTTAGACTTGCCCAAAGCAGCCTCTGAAAAACAGATTGGTAAGATTGCCCGTATTTTAGGGAGTCTTCGAGATCTAGATGTCCTCCAAGAAACCCTCCACAAAGGTTACCAACCCAAGTTACCCGCCAAAGAACGGAAAGCATTGAAGCAAGCCTACGTTTACTTGGAAAAAAAGCGGTGCAAAGCTTTAAAACAAGTTCGGGAAGCTCTGCAAGGTAAGCCACACCAAAAGCTTAAGCAAACCTTAAAACTGTGGCTAAAAAAACCCACCTATAAAGAAATGGCTCAGATGCCAGCCGCTGCGGTATTACCTGATTTCCTCTTACCGATTGTCAGCCGCCTGTTACTCCACCCCGCTTGGCTAGTGGGTGTTGATCTTAAGGATACTGGTAGCCAAACTCCCAAGCAGCTGAAACCAGCAGCAGTTGAGTCCCTCCTAGCCATTCGTGGGTCAGTGATTCACGATCTACGCAAGCAAGCCAAGCGGGTGCGTTACCAAATGAACCTATTTACTGAACTATATAGTCCTACCTATAAGGACTATGTGGAAGATATGAAGCAAATTCAAGGCATCTTAGGTGATATTCAGGACAGTATGGTTTTAGACGAATTCTTAAACTCTGTCTTTCACTCGGACCTAAAGCATAAGGCTCCCCAGTTGGCTGAGTTACTACAGGCCAACCGCTACAAATCATGGCAACAGTGGCAAACCTTACAACAGAATTATTTGAAGCCCGAAACCAGGCAAGCCTTTCGCCAAATATTACTGACTGATTGA
- the aroQ gene encoding type II 3-dehydroquinate dehydratase, translating into MSGDSRKRLSILVLHGPNLNLLGQREPGIYGSLTLDEINYLLEQEGQRLEASVTACQSNHEGILVDRIHGALGHHDGILINAGAYTHTSVAIRDAIAAVALPTVEVHLSNIYQREAFRHHSFMAPVVVGQISGFGANSYRLGLQALVLTLRKSISN; encoded by the coding sequence GTGTCCGGTGATTCTCGAAAACGTCTAAGTATCCTGGTTCTCCATGGTCCCAATCTTAATTTACTGGGACAGCGAGAACCAGGTATTTATGGATCTCTGACCTTGGATGAGATTAACTATCTCCTAGAGCAAGAAGGGCAAAGGCTTGAGGCAAGCGTGACAGCGTGCCAGTCTAATCATGAAGGTATCTTAGTCGATAGGATACATGGAGCTTTAGGACACCACGACGGGATTTTAATTAATGCTGGTGCTTATACCCATACCAGTGTGGCTATTCGAGATGCAATAGCTGCGGTAGCCTTGCCAACTGTAGAAGTTCATCTTAGCAACATCTATCAACGAGAAGCCTTTAGACATCATTCGTTCATGGCACCAGTGGTAGTCGGTCAGATTAGTGGTTTTGGAGCTAACAGCTATAGACTGGGGTTACAGGCTCTAGTTCTTACTTTGAGGAAATCGATTAGTAATTAA
- a CDS encoding HD family phosphohydrolase, whose amino-acid sequence MWTLAVVSLTSVMGGRFYNQPQLDVDTVAPQTVRAPFDALVEDSKTTAERRKEAQRGAQPVLMIDQSVTERISQNLEKSLDAVEELRTKSGVFPFVKTDVLSIPTQRYLRQSKEWEWRAILAFSDIDNHVNGFDSEAKLPTPAENSLNVAFVQAVSELQSYRQQSSEQEFSALIESISAARQQYAQVLPELSEYLSPEFSSLDDVSVLDLSDQDWQKTRIVIKQAASRILTQGIVPGLPQNLIQKAVKVNLISLMPQEAQPLAKYLLVRVLEPNLIENKELTKLIAEQAAEKVEPMMVSVRQGDVIVTEGETITQTDFVLLDYFDLSRRGINWLGLMGFGGLVTTTVGIFALVQRRVHPKWRRRDYILVLLLTLSMPISILFKSPFSYTMPAIGLLVGNFYGSTMGVTVVGLLTGLVTFSMEVTGEQALANVAGGLLGALMAGRMRSREELALLGVGVGLTQGVVSLIINLIISATASTIWSAVLPGALLFGLSGLAWSIVALGLSPYLERLFDLVTPIRLAELSNPNRPLLKRLATEAPGTFQHTLFVASLAEAAAQELRCNVELVRAGTLYHDIGKMHDPLGFIENQMGGPNKHDQINDPFKSAEIIKKHVTEGLVMARKHQLPKAVRDFIPEHQGKLLISYFYFQAQQKAQLEGTGSVDESYFRYDGPIPQSQETGVVMLADACEAALRSLKEVTPETALTVVNKILKARWQDNQLVDSGLTRQDLSKIAQVFIKVWQQYNHQRIAYPKGALNCQSSAK is encoded by the coding sequence ATGTGGACTTTAGCAGTGGTTTCCCTGACCAGTGTTATGGGAGGGCGCTTTTACAATCAGCCACAGCTAGATGTAGACACAGTAGCACCACAGACAGTCAGGGCACCATTTGATGCTCTGGTTGAGGACTCTAAGACGACGGCTGAGAGACGCAAAGAAGCTCAAAGAGGTGCTCAACCAGTCTTGATGATTGACCAATCTGTTACAGAAAGAATTTCTCAAAATCTTGAGAAGTCTCTGGACGCTGTGGAAGAACTGCGAACTAAGAGCGGTGTTTTTCCTTTTGTCAAGACTGATGTACTATCCATCCCCACCCAGCGGTATCTGCGCCAAAGTAAGGAATGGGAATGGCGGGCTATCTTGGCATTTTCAGATATCGATAACCATGTCAACGGGTTTGATTCTGAAGCCAAACTACCGACTCCCGCAGAAAATTCATTAAATGTAGCTTTTGTTCAGGCAGTAAGTGAACTGCAAAGCTACCGTCAACAGTCTTCTGAACAAGAGTTCTCAGCTCTGATTGAGTCAATATCTGCTGCTCGCCAACAGTACGCTCAGGTGTTGCCTGAGCTCTCAGAATACCTTAGTCCTGAATTTAGTAGCCTAGATGATGTTTCCGTACTGGATCTATCAGATCAAGATTGGCAGAAAACCCGCATAGTCATTAAGCAGGCTGCTAGTCGCATCCTGACCCAAGGCATTGTTCCAGGATTACCACAAAATCTGATCCAAAAGGCGGTGAAGGTAAACTTGATTAGCCTTATGCCCCAGGAAGCTCAACCACTAGCCAAGTATTTACTAGTCAGAGTTTTAGAACCCAACTTGATCGAAAATAAAGAATTAACCAAGCTCATAGCAGAACAGGCAGCAGAAAAAGTGGAACCAATGATGGTTTCAGTGCGGCAAGGAGATGTGATTGTAACCGAAGGTGAAACCATCACTCAAACAGACTTTGTACTACTCGATTATTTCGACTTAAGCCGTCGAGGAATTAACTGGCTGGGTTTGATGGGATTTGGTGGTTTGGTTACTACTACGGTGGGCATCTTTGCCTTAGTGCAACGGCGAGTTCACCCGAAATGGAGACGGCGGGACTACATTTTGGTATTGCTACTGACCCTGAGTATGCCAATATCAATACTCTTCAAGAGTCCCTTCTCCTACACTATGCCTGCTATTGGTTTGTTAGTAGGGAACTTTTATGGGTCTACGATGGGCGTGACCGTGGTGGGTTTACTAACAGGCTTAGTGACCTTTAGTATGGAAGTCACTGGGGAACAAGCACTCGCAAATGTTGCTGGGGGTTTACTGGGTGCCTTGATGGCAGGACGAATGCGATCGCGAGAGGAATTGGCTTTGCTCGGAGTTGGGGTGGGCTTAACTCAAGGTGTCGTTTCCCTAATTATCAATCTGATTATTAGTGCTACTGCCAGTACAATTTGGTCTGCAGTTCTCCCAGGAGCCTTGTTATTCGGTTTGTCTGGCTTAGCTTGGAGTATTGTCGCCCTGGGGCTATCACCTTACCTGGAACGTTTGTTTGACCTGGTGACACCGATTCGTCTGGCAGAATTGTCTAATCCCAACCGTCCCCTGCTCAAGCGTCTAGCTACTGAGGCACCTGGAACGTTTCAACATACTCTGTTTGTTGCTTCTTTGGCAGAAGCAGCGGCTCAAGAACTCCGCTGTAATGTGGAACTGGTTCGGGCAGGTACGCTCTACCATGACATTGGTAAAATGCACGATCCGTTAGGGTTTATAGAAAATCAAATGGGTGGTCCGAACAAGCATGATCAGATTAATGATCCTTTCAAGAGTGCTGAAATTATCAAAAAGCACGTTACCGAAGGACTGGTTATGGCTCGTAAGCACCAGTTACCCAAGGCAGTGCGGGACTTTATCCCAGAGCATCAGGGGAAATTGCTGATTTCCTATTTTTATTTCCAGGCTCAGCAAAAAGCCCAACTCGAAGGTACTGGGTCTGTGGACGAGTCATATTTTCGTTATGACGGTCCAATTCCCCAGTCCCAGGAAACTGGTGTAGTTATGTTAGCTGATGCCTGTGAAGCGGCGCTACGCTCACTCAAAGAGGTCACTCCGGAAACTGCTCTTACGGTGGTCAATAAAATTCTCAAAGCTCGCTGGCAGGACAACCAATTAGTCGATTCTGGGCTAACCCGGCAGGATTTATCAAAAATTGCACAAGTGTTCATCAAAGTTTGGCAACAATATAATCACCAACGTATTGCTTATCCAAAGGGAGCACTTAATTGCCAGTCGTCTGCTAAATGA
- a CDS encoding 5-formyltetrahydrofolate cyclo-ligase — MNKAELRRSLLQKRQSMSVEEWRQKSDRICTHLQSSALVTQSQTVLAYFSFRQEPDLSPLFTDTKHCWGLPRCVGKSLFWHSWKAGEPLQKGNYGILEPKPNATTLEPKDVNLILVPAVACDQRGYRLGYGGGFYDRLLNSPEWDSIPTIGIVFEFAYIPELPIDEWDKGLHSVCTETGFKRVEQI, encoded by the coding sequence ATGAACAAAGCAGAACTACGCCGATCCCTGCTTCAAAAGCGCCAGTCTATGTCTGTAGAAGAATGGCGGCAAAAAAGCGATCGCATCTGTACCCATCTGCAATCCTCAGCCCTAGTTACCCAGTCACAAACAGTCTTAGCCTATTTCAGTTTTCGACAAGAACCAGATCTAAGTCCCCTATTTACAGACACTAAGCACTGCTGGGGACTACCGAGATGTGTGGGAAAATCTCTCTTCTGGCATAGCTGGAAGGCGGGCGAACCCTTGCAAAAAGGAAATTATGGTATTTTAGAACCCAAACCTAATGCTACGACCCTAGAGCCAAAGGATGTGAATTTAATCCTTGTACCCGCTGTGGCTTGTGACCAGCGGGGATATCGTTTGGGCTACGGTGGTGGTTTCTATGACCGACTGCTGAATTCACCGGAGTGGGATTCTATTCCTACCATCGGCATTGTATTTGAATTTGCCTATATACCTGAACTACCCATTGATGAGTGGGACAAAGGCTTGCACAGTGTTTGTACAGAAACAGGATTCAAGAGGGTGGAACAGATCTGA
- a CDS encoding glycosyltransferase, translating to MKYALVHEWLTPKATGGSELVVQEILKHIDADLYALIDFESTNPESYLYQRSIGTTFLQNLPLARNGVQKYLPLLPLAIEQLELGEYDVILSSSHAVAKGVLTSPQQLHICYCHTPMRYAWDLTFDYLRSSSMGQGLPGLITRYLLHRLRQWDVITANRVDYFIANSHHTARRIWRCYRRRAEVIYPPVNIERFPFQEEKEDFYLTVSRIVSYKQVSLIVQAFNQLGYPLVVIGDGSDLAGIRNLAHKNVKFMGFQPNQVVEQYMAKAKGFVYAACEDFGIALVEAQACGTPVIAYGAGGALETVLDIRQHLDSGTGLLFPEQSSGALIEAMETFETLAGKFNREASRLNAAKFAPNIFADRYLTFLENCYQDYQF from the coding sequence ATGAAATATGCCTTGGTTCATGAGTGGTTGACTCCCAAAGCAACTGGTGGCTCAGAACTGGTAGTTCAAGAAATACTCAAACACATTGATGCCGACCTGTACGCCCTGATTGATTTTGAATCAACCAATCCCGAGAGTTATCTATATCAGCGTTCTATTGGCACAACCTTCCTACAGAACTTACCCTTAGCTCGTAACGGAGTTCAGAAATATCTGCCGCTGCTACCCTTAGCGATTGAACAGCTAGAACTAGGGGAGTATGATGTTATTCTCTCCTCTTCCCATGCTGTTGCTAAGGGTGTCCTTACTAGTCCCCAACAACTGCACATCTGCTACTGCCATACCCCCATGCGTTATGCCTGGGACTTGACATTTGATTATTTGCGCAGTAGTTCTATGGGACAGGGTCTTCCAGGATTGATCACTCGCTATCTGCTTCATCGGTTACGTCAGTGGGACGTGATTACAGCAAATCGGGTGGATTACTTTATTGCCAACTCTCATCACACAGCACGGCGGATCTGGCGCTGCTATCGGCGTAGGGCTGAAGTGATTTACCCACCTGTTAATATTGAACGTTTTCCTTTCCAGGAAGAAAAAGAAGATTTTTATCTGACCGTTTCCCGGATAGTCAGTTACAAACAAGTATCTTTAATTGTTCAAGCTTTTAATCAACTGGGATACCCTCTAGTGGTGATTGGTGATGGCTCAGATTTAGCAGGGATTCGCAACTTGGCTCACAAGAATGTAAAATTTATGGGATTTCAACCCAATCAGGTGGTTGAGCAGTATATGGCTAAAGCTAAAGGGTTTGTCTATGCTGCTTGTGAGGATTTCGGCATTGCCCTGGTGGAAGCCCAAGCTTGTGGTACGCCGGTGATTGCCTATGGTGCTGGTGGGGCACTAGAAACAGTTCTAGATATTCGGCAACATTTAGACAGTGGTACAGGTCTATTGTTTCCAGAGCAAAGCTCAGGGGCTTTGATTGAAGCCATGGAAACCTTTGAGACCTTGGCAGGAAAGTTTAATCGGGAAGCGAGCCGGTTAAACGCTGCCAAATTTGCCCCCAACATTTTTGCTGATCGCTACCTGACATTTTTGGAAAACTGTTATCAGGACTACCAGTTTTAA
- a CDS encoding RRXRR domain-containing protein yields the protein MRVAILSPTRQPLMGITPNPPREWIKERKAKVVNNDLGRFTVNLVCESSGSQTQAIAMGIDQGNHETIIGVQSVYSTLMKFSVRKLQLMLPYTRRDCNWNFPTQPALYPCQMSGFKMSGGKLSSVFYE from the coding sequence ATGCGAGTAGCCATTTTATCACCAACTCGACAGCCACTAATGGGAATTACCCCAAATCCCCCTAGGGAATGGATAAAAGAAAGAAAAGCTAAAGTTGTAAATAATGACCTAGGCCGATTTACGGTGAATTTGGTCTGTGAATCATCTGGAAGTCAAACCCAAGCAATAGCCATGGGGATTGACCAAGGTAACCACGAAACCATAATCGGCGTACAGTCAGTCTATAGTACTTTAATGAAGTTTTCTGTGCGCAAACTCCAGTTAATGTTACCTTATACAAGGCGTGATTGTAACTGGAATTTTCCCACGCAACCTGCGCTCTACCCATGTCAAATGAGTGGATTTAAAATGAGTGGAGGAAAACTTTCCAGTGTTTTTTATGAATAA
- a CDS encoding sugar transferase produces the protein MTAESQLNSVKILRAFVKRGFQPLVSRRRHKNLTRYRLDGNFAKRLFDVTFSLSVLISFFPVYLLLALLIVISSPGPIFYVQERVGKDYKPFACLKFRTMVENADEMLLEMIEKSPQIREEFQDNYKLKDDPRITGIGKFLRLTSLDEFPQFWNVLNGQMSVVGPRPLVPEELPKYGRHMDKVLTIRPGITGLWQVSGRNDIPYHRRVQIDVYYVSFRNFWLDLWIIVKTIGVVIFPKNNGAY, from the coding sequence ATGACTGCCGAAAGCCAACTTAACTCCGTCAAGATATTGCGAGCATTCGTGAAGCGAGGTTTTCAGCCCCTCGTTTCACGTCGTAGACACAAGAATCTGACTCGCTATCGCTTAGACGGAAATTTTGCCAAGCGACTGTTTGATGTGACCTTTTCCCTATCAGTTCTGATTTCGTTTTTTCCCGTTTACCTGCTACTGGCATTGCTAATTGTGATCAGCTCACCTGGACCAATTTTTTATGTTCAGGAGCGGGTGGGTAAAGACTACAAACCTTTTGCTTGCCTGAAATTCAGAACTATGGTGGAAAATGCCGACGAAATGTTGTTAGAGATGATTGAAAAATCCCCTCAGATACGGGAGGAATTTCAGGATAATTACAAGCTCAAGGATGATCCTCGAATTACTGGAATTGGAAAATTTCTACGGCTGACTAGCTTAGATGAGTTTCCTCAGTTCTGGAATGTACTCAACGGACAGATGAGTGTGGTTGGTCCAAGACCGTTAGTGCCAGAGGAATTGCCCAAATACGGGCGTCACATGGATAAAGTCTTGACAATTCGACCCGGAATTACTGGCTTATGGCAGGTTTCTGGACGCAATGACATACCTTACCACCGCCGTGTGCAAATTGATGTTTACTATGTCAGTTTCCGTAATTTTTGGCTCGATTTATGGATCATCGTGAAAACCATTGGTGTTGTTATTTTTCCCAAAAATAACGGTGCTTACTAG
- a CDS encoding ADP-ribosylglycohydrolase family protein codes for MRYSLLNRFRGALLGSLVGEILAGSGCQKLRPAQVRFRPLSLGDAGLSKTISDWSKIATCGIESLIRCGNLDLGDWLVHCQKAQPSILSLKGTAKSSEAAVATLPIALFFHEDEVKLRQKLLEAAAIWQNDSQRFESVLTIARAIAVALTEKLDCPTLISRIIAYLGNYQNQNAWVQQLEQVQTLLELGASLEQTVMQLRREQRRRNESEDDCSLSIALALYCFLNTPEDFRLCLTRAALTGYQSQTTAALTGALAGAYNGIIGIPGPWLVALNLNSTGVDQWQLAEQLLAVWSGVYDVSAIAEFQKLAVVAPRVIGLR; via the coding sequence ATGCGGTACTCACTTTTGAACCGATTTAGAGGTGCCTTGTTAGGTAGCCTTGTGGGAGAAATCCTGGCTGGGAGTGGCTGCCAAAAGTTACGACCAGCTCAAGTAAGATTTCGACCGCTTTCCCTTGGGGATGCTGGTCTGAGTAAGACGATTTCCGATTGGAGCAAGATTGCTACTTGTGGTATTGAAAGTTTGATTCGCTGTGGCAACCTCGATTTAGGAGATTGGTTAGTGCACTGTCAAAAGGCTCAACCCTCTATCCTTTCATTAAAAGGGACTGCCAAGAGTAGCGAAGCAGCAGTGGCAACCTTACCAATAGCATTATTTTTTCATGAAGATGAAGTCAAGTTGCGCCAAAAACTGCTAGAGGCGGCAGCAATTTGGCAAAATGATTCTCAAAGGTTTGAGAGTGTCTTGACAATAGCAAGGGCTATCGCTGTTGCCCTTACCGAAAAACTTGACTGCCCTACCCTGATTTCCCGAATCATTGCCTACCTAGGGAACTATCAAAATCAAAATGCCTGGGTGCAACAATTGGAACAAGTACAAACTCTACTTGAGCTTGGGGCAAGTTTAGAACAAACTGTTATGCAGCTGCGTCGAGAGCAAAGGCGTAGAAATGAGTCTGAGGATGACTGCTCTTTATCGATTGCCTTAGCATTGTACTGTTTCCTAAACACCCCAGAAGATTTTCGTCTCTGTTTAACTCGTGCAGCTCTTACAGGCTATCAATCACAAACTACTGCTGCCTTAACAGGTGCTTTAGCTGGTGCCTATAACGGTATCATCGGTATTCCAGGGCCCTGGCTGGTGGCGCTTAACCTCAACAGTACTGGGGTTGACCAATGGCAATTAGCAGAGCAGTTGTTGGCAGTGTGGTCAGGTGTATATGATGTTTCAGCCATAGCTGAGTTTCAGAAGCTAGCTGTGGTAGCACCAAGGGTAATTGGATTGCGATAA